The genomic segment TTCGCAGTACTCCCAGAAAAGAGCAACGCCAAACATACGATCAGCCACAATATTCAGCACCTCCCGGATCATAACGTCTGTAGTATTTCCCAATTTCTGCTGGAATACCAAAAAAGTCCTCTGCCACTCAGGACAGAAGACTTTTCTCATGCTCGTTATTGAACGGGTTCGTTTGTTTCCAAACTGCCGTATTCTTGTTCCCACGCTTCTTGTTCTTTTAATTGCTTGCGATAAACAACGCGGGATAGCCAAATGCTCAGCTCGTACAGCAGCAGCAAAGGGATAATCACGAGAATATCGCTGACAATCTCAGGAGGCGTCAAGGTGATTCCGACGACAGCCAGTGCAAAGTAAGCGTAGCGTCGTGCCTTTGCCAGCCTCATTGGATTGAGGATGCGCAGTCTCGTCAGGAACATGACGATAATCGGCAGCTGGAACAGTATCCCGAACGGAATGACCATATTAAACATAAAGCCAAAGTATTGCGCGATTCCGTAGTTCGGGTCTGCGCCCATCGACGCTGTAATACTGGTCATAAACTGCATGACCATCGGGAAAACAACGTAATAGCCAAACAGGATACCAACGATAAATAGAAAACAAGCCGCCGGGATGAAGTAAAGCGTCCCCCGCTTTTCCTGTACTTCCATCCCCGGAGAAACAAAACGCCAAACGTGATAAAGTGCTACAGGCAGTGTGATGACAGCGCCCACAAGGAAGGCAACCTGCATGTAAACACGAAGTGCGTCTGACGGATGCAACGAGACAATGGGCACGCCATCCGCAATCGGTTCTTGCTTTAAATAATCCACGAGTGGACCGGCGAGGAAAAAACCGACGATCAATGCGACAATAAACACGGCCAGCACCCATATGATGCGCTTGCGCAGTTCCGTCAGGTGTTCTACCACTGTCATTTCCTGATCCTTCATGGTAACCACCAACCTTACCTGTTACGCGTTCTTCTGCTCTTTTTCCATTTGCAGGCGCTCTTGCTCCAGCTTTTCGCGGATTTCTTTTTCCAAGCGCTCGCGTTCCATTTTTTCACGAACTTCGCGTTCAATTCGCTCCCGCTCCGCTGCTTCCTTCTCAGCGACAACCGGCGCTGTTTTGGCAGACGCTTCTTTGGAAGCTAGCTCTTTGCGCTTTTTCTCCTCATCGTCTTCTTCATCGTCGCTTGTCAGACTACGTGTAGCATTTTTGAATTCTTTCAAAGTATGACCTACCGCACGCCCCAATTCTGGAAGCTTTTTCGGACCAAAAAGCACCAAGGCTAAAACTAAAATTAAGATTAATCCAGGAATCCCGATTGAGCTCATACTTGTTCACTCCTTTTTCTTGTGAAGTCGTTTGCTTTTCGTTATTTGCCAGTCTAACCAGCTAGCACTTTCGTAAACCACCATATCCGAGTCTTGTCATATCGGAAGCCACAATTCGCTCCCCAGCCAAAATGCGCGGCAAAAATACATCAAAGGAAGTAAACGTTTCATGCATGACCGCTCCCGGCAATCCGAGAATCGGCACTTCGCCTTTGTAAGCAACCATCAGCATGGAGCCCGGCAGCATCGGTGTACCGTAACGCACTACTTCCGCTCCTACTCCTGCAATCGCTCCCGGCGTGCGGTCATCTGGATCGACAGACATGCCCCCCGTGACCAGGATCAGATCGACCCCTTCATCGAGGAACGAGTGAATCTGCTGTTCGATCGCTTCCTTGTCATCTGGCGCAAAACGCTGGTCTACGACAGTAGAGCCGAGAGCTTCCACCTTGTTTCGAATGACAGGACCGAACTTGTCTGCAATCCTGCCAGAGAAAACTTCTCCCCCGGTCGTAACAAGTCCCACTCTTTTATCCTGAAACGTTTTTACTTGGACAATCGGTTCGTCAAACTGTTTGGCCAGCTGCTCCAGCTCGATGATTCGAGACTCTTCCATAATTAACGGGATGATTCTCGTAGCCGCCAATGTATGTCCCGGATGCACGACCTGATCGCCGTAAATCGTGGAGAACGCAATTCCTTCAAGCTTGTTCAAAGCATGGACAGCTTCCTCGTTTATTTTGGCTAAACCTGTTCTCGCGGCCTTCATCGACACCTTGCCCTCATAAGGAGGCGTCAAGGTCAAGCCTGATCCAGAAACAGCCTTCGCGATTCG from the Brevibacillus brevis genome contains:
- the tatC gene encoding twin-arginine translocase subunit TatC, coding for MKDQEMTVVEHLTELRKRIIWVLAVFIVALIVGFFLAGPLVDYLKQEPIADGVPIVSLHPSDALRVYMQVAFLVGAVITLPVALYHVWRFVSPGMEVQEKRGTLYFIPAACFLFIVGILFGYYVVFPMVMQFMTSITASMGADPNYGIAQYFGFMFNMVIPFGILFQLPIIVMFLTRLRILNPMRLAKARRYAYFALAVVGITLTPPEIVSDILVIIPLLLLYELSIWLSRVVYRKQLKEQEAWEQEYGSLETNEPVQ
- the tatA gene encoding twin-arginine translocase TatA/TatE family subunit produces the protein MSSIGIPGLILILVLALVLFGPKKLPELGRAVGHTLKEFKNATRSLTSDDEEDDEEKKRKELASKEASAKTAPVVAEKEAAERERIEREVREKMERERLEKEIREKLEQERLQMEKEQKNA
- a CDS encoding molybdopterin-binding protein → MVEKPQMREVPVREAIGMMLPHDMTQILPGEFKGRLFKKGHVVTEADIEPLLSIGKEHIYVLEMPEGYIHEEEAGIRIAKAVSGSGLTLTPPYEGKVSMKAARTGLAKINEEAVHALNKLEGIAFSTIYGDQVVHPGHTLAATRIIPLIMEESRIIELEQLAKQFDEPIVQVKTFQDKRVGLVTTGGEVFSGRIADKFGPVIRNKVEALGSTVVDQRFAPDDKEAIEQQIHSFLDEGVDLILVTGGMSVDPDDRTPGAIAGVGAEVVRYGTPMLPGSMLMVAYKGEVPILGLPGAVMHETFTSFDVFLPRILAGERIVASDMTRLGYGGLRKC